A genomic window from Triticum urartu cultivar G1812 chromosome 7, Tu2.1, whole genome shotgun sequence includes:
- the LOC125519017 gene encoding uncharacterized protein LOC125519017 produces MALGRPSFVAAISSNTCITTCVATTAIRVTACSVTGLLRTVTPAALLPLPEAARALPGLISCCSDELLYIAEIPYLLNGTSTTMQQLALDDPDHRHHCFLTSCLHRGEPWSFTATTPGCSTPPPQAVHCQQHPGSHPLTLGVSVIDPCTTTCEVQKLLLVRVHLNPVRVWKGRKFYCWANDGRRSSTLFPFVTQLNSPPRCSSTGPSKSWLQAIRCSAPGCCHLVAGRLTPIHLPLFVYCSLSRLEVIPDVPNASSTSSSKKEAKKKIYLLRDASKFLEQTHRRISDHSFNNSSITKRTSVQKNCRRAGGEGRTSGCMMEKIASSCLDVQDTLLSFHLCSG; encoded by the exons ATGGCTTTAGGGCGTCCGAGTTTCGTCGCGGCCATCAGTTCGAACACCTGCATCACTACATGTGTTGCAACCACGGCCATTCGTGTCACTGCATGCTCCGTCACCGGCCTCCTGCGCACCGTGACCCCTGCCGCACTCCTTCCTCTCCCTGAAGCCGCTCGTGCCCTCCCAGGCTTGATATCCTGCTGCAGTGATgagctcctgtacatcgccgaaATTCCATACCTGCTCAACGGCACCAGCACGACGATGCAGCAGCTAG CATTGGACGACCCCGACCACCGGCACCACTGCTTCCTGACCTCCTGCTTGCATCGCGGAGAGCCCTGGTCGTTCACAGCCACCACTCCAGGCTGTTCAACACCACCACCCCAGGCCGTTCATTGCCAGCAGCACCCTGGATCCCACCCCCTCACCCTAGGAGTTTCAGTTATCGA TCCATGTACTACTACATGCGAAGTACAAAAGTTACTGCTAGTGAGAGTTCATTTAAATCCTG TACGAGTTTGGAAGGGCAGGAAGTTCTACTGCTG GGCCAACGACGGTCGCCGCTCCTCGACCCTATTCCCGTTCGTCACCCAGCTCAACAGTCCACCTCGGTGCTCCAGCACCGGCCCCTCGAAGAGCTGGCTACAGGCCATCCGTTGCTCCGCCCCTGGATGCTGCCATCTGGTGGCTGGCCGTCTCACTCCAATACACCTCCCTCTCTTTGTGTACTGTTCTCTCTCAAGACTGGAAGTTATCCCTGATGTACCCAACGCAAGTTCAACATCATCATCTAAAAAG GAAGCAAAAAAGAAAATCTATTTACTCAGGGATGCAAGCAAATTTCTGGAGCAGACTCATCGGCGCATCAGCGACCATTCATTCAACAACAGTTCAATTACAAAAAGAACATCAGTTCAAAAAAACTGCAGGAG GGCCGGGGGAGAAGGCAGAACCTCTGGGTGCATGATGGAAAAAATTGCAAGTTCTTGTTTAGATGTTCAGGATACCCTTCTCTCATTTCATTTATGTTCAGGATAG